GAATAGTTGACGGTGCTGTCGCCGCGGTTGACGCGGTATTTGTCGACTTGGGTTTTGCCGCCCGCGAAGCTGAACTGCTCGCTGCCGGTTTTACTCATGCCGCCTACGGAATACAGTTTTTTACCGTTGGTGATTTTCAAGCCGGCGGGTAGGCGGGCGTCGTTGGCGGCAAGTTGCCAGGCCAATGTGAACAAGTCCATTGCGGGGCCGGATACGGTTTCGGTTTTCTGTTCGCCTGTTTTGCCGTAAGTCACGCGGTTGCCGCTGAAGCGGGCTTCGGCATAGGTTTTGCTGCCGCGTACATCGCGGTAATAACTGGGCCTGAGTGTGTTGCCGGAAATGGTGCCGCCGCTTTCGAAGCGGATACTGTACATCGGCACTTTGATATTCGATACGATGGTGTAACTGTCGCCTTTGCGGGTGAAAGTCATGGTGGCGGGAATGCCGTAAGAGCCGCTGTATTTCAATACTGCGCTTTGCGGCAGCTCGGCGGCAAGTGCGGGGAGGGCGGCAGCGGATGCGCCGATCAGAGCGATGGAACGGATTAAGTTTTTCATAGTTGTCCTTTATGGA
This portion of the Neisseria canis genome encodes:
- a CDS encoding DUF3108 domain-containing protein, whose amino-acid sequence is MKNLIRSIALIGASAAALPALAAELPQSAVLKYSGSYGIPATMTFTRKGDSYTIVSNIKVPMYSIRFESGGTISGNTLRPSYYRDVRGSKTYAEARFSGNRVTYGKTGEQKTETVSGPAMDLFTLAWQLAANDARLPAGLKITNGKKLYSVGGMSKTGSEQFSFAGGKTQVDKYRVNRGDSTVNYSFATAVNNIPAQITYTDDGKTYNLKLTSATINGKAVKP